Proteins encoded in a region of the Spirochaetota bacterium genome:
- a CDS encoding MFS transporter — protein MNQLKMKQKLSYAMGGLSLNLANLVISQWLLKLYVPNKEEALVPGFLFAAIFLVGRVVDGVTEPIAGFVSDHHRSRRGRRIPFIMAMTLPAAIITFLLWVPPVPGAMHWANAVWVFALVQLFFICWSLLANPYMALLPEITSDLGERVNISTYQAVFLMVGTLVFGVMGPIKDALGWAGLGLVTGCLTVASFVPTMLAIREKPSDTGSATAAEKMRFSMIFQWARTTFHNRPFRYLLGATAVFWFGLNMIILIIPFWTQYVLGRSDRDVVLLMAPLLATNIIFFFVFNYLSKRFGKYPVMLLTFILAAFTMPLLWLVSTAPGADAMLHTQIVMACIGMPVAGIMILPYAILSDVIDHDETLTGKQREGIYVGVQAIFQKIAIGVSIAVATALMYFGGDARPTELGLKLIAAAAGLSSLIAFAVFLRYPIREKDGKAYIKD, from the coding sequence ATGAACCAGCTGAAGATGAAGCAGAAGCTATCCTACGCCATGGGCGGCCTCTCCCTGAACCTGGCGAACCTGGTCATTTCGCAGTGGCTCCTCAAGCTGTACGTGCCCAACAAGGAGGAGGCCCTGGTGCCCGGGTTTCTCTTCGCCGCTATTTTTCTCGTCGGTAGGGTGGTGGACGGCGTCACCGAGCCCATTGCCGGGTTCGTGAGCGACCATCACCGCTCCCGGCGGGGCCGCAGGATTCCCTTCATCATGGCCATGACCCTGCCGGCCGCAATCATCACCTTCCTCCTCTGGGTCCCGCCCGTGCCCGGTGCCATGCATTGGGCCAACGCCGTGTGGGTCTTCGCGCTGGTGCAGCTCTTCTTCATCTGCTGGTCCCTCCTGGCGAACCCCTACATGGCGCTCCTCCCGGAGATAACCTCCGATCTCGGAGAGAGGGTGAACATTTCGACCTACCAGGCGGTGTTCCTCATGGTCGGGACCCTCGTCTTCGGCGTCATGGGCCCCATCAAGGACGCCCTGGGATGGGCCGGCCTCGGCCTGGTGACCGGCTGTCTCACCGTCGCCTCATTCGTCCCCACGATGCTGGCCATACGGGAAAAGCCCTCCGATACCGGCAGCGCGACGGCGGCGGAAAAGATGCGCTTCTCCATGATATTCCAGTGGGCGCGGACCACCTTCCACAACAGGCCCTTCCGCTACCTCCTCGGGGCCACCGCCGTGTTCTGGTTCGGCCTGAACATGATCATCCTGATCATCCCCTTCTGGACCCAGTACGTCCTCGGCAGGAGCGACCGCGACGTGGTGCTGCTGATGGCGCCGCTCCTGGCGACCAACATCATCTTCTTTTTCGTCTTCAATTACCTTTCGAAGCGCTTCGGCAAGTACCCCGTGATGCTCCTTACCTTCATCCTCGCCGCCTTCACCATGCCGCTCCTCTGGCTCGTCAGCACCGCCCCGGGCGCAGACGCGATGCTCCACACGCAGATCGTCATGGCGTGCATCGGCATGCCCGTGGCGGGCATCATGATCCTCCCCTACGCGATCCTCTCCGACGTCATCGACCACGACGAGACCCTGACGGGCAAGCAGCGGGAGGGAATATATGTGGGGGTGCAGGCCATCTTCCAGAAGATCGCCATCGGCGTCTCCATAGCGGTCGCCACGGCCCTCATGTATTTCGGCGGCGACGCCAGGCCCACGGAGCTCGGCCTGAAGCTCATCGCGGCGGCCGCGGGGTTATCGTCACTCATCGCCTTCGCCGTCTTCCTCCGCTACCCGATACGGGAAAAGGACGGCAAGGCCTATATAAAGGATTGA
- a CDS encoding carbohydrate kinase, producing MKILSFGEILWDHIGDGWHIGGAPFNFAAHCARMGARAALVSSVGNDSLGRKARAEAKKCGIDTGAVAVNRRLPTGTVEITLKGDGSHDFAIHDNVAWDEITVTSEEARALGSGVVDALCFGTLAQRSAVNRASLELLLDCVAPRIVFYDVNIRQDYYAAEWIEWSLRACTIMKCNDDEASLLGRLLFARGLDDEEFARSAAERYNITTLCVTRGARGAAVLHDGAFIEAPGIEVAVADTVGAGDAFGAAFLRSFLGGHTAGEAARFAVRVGAFVASRSGAVPEYSEEIQRLVNTMAG from the coding sequence ATGAAGATACTTTCGTTCGGGGAAATCCTCTGGGACCATATAGGCGACGGCTGGCATATTGGCGGCGCCCCCTTTAATTTCGCGGCCCATTGCGCGAGGATGGGGGCCCGGGCCGCGCTGGTATCGTCGGTCGGCAATGACAGCCTCGGCAGGAAGGCGCGGGCAGAGGCGAAGAAATGCGGCATCGATACCGGGGCCGTCGCCGTGAACCGCCGTCTTCCCACGGGGACCGTGGAGATTACCCTCAAGGGTGACGGGTCCCATGACTTCGCCATCCATGACAACGTCGCCTGGGACGAGATAACTGTTACATCCGAAGAGGCCCGGGCCCTCGGGTCCGGCGTCGTAGACGCGCTCTGCTTCGGCACCCTGGCGCAGCGGAGCGCCGTCAACCGGGCAAGCCTCGAATTGCTCCTCGACTGCGTCGCCCCCCGGATCGTCTTCTACGATGTGAATATCCGCCAGGACTATTACGCGGCGGAATGGATCGAGTGGTCCCTCCGCGCCTGCACCATCATGAAGTGCAATGACGACGAGGCCTCGCTGCTGGGAAGGCTCCTCTTCGCCCGCGGCCTTGACGACGAGGAATTCGCCCGGTCCGCGGCGGAGCGCTACAATATCACGACCCTGTGCGTCACCCGCGGCGCCCGCGGGGCCGCCGTGCTCCACGACGGTGCCTTCATTGAAGCGCCCGGCATCGAGGTAGCGGTGGCTGACACGGTCGGCGCCGGCGACGCCTTCGGCGCGGCCTTCCTCAGGTCGTTCCTTGGCGGCCATACCGCCGGAGAGGCGGCGCGCTTCGCCGTCAGGGTGGGGGCCTTTGTGGCGTCCCGGAGCGGCGCGGTGCCGGAATACTCGGAAGAGATTCAAAGGCTCGTGAATACCATGGCAGGATAA
- a CDS encoding TetR/AcrR family transcriptional regulator: MQMKSVDIRIVKSRALILDALLELMKDKAYAEISITELAEEACVARQTIYRNFSGKDEILLHYMDGVFDGYFRDIVDMMHRKEYIGDMSMSLLRIWKENKKLFLALQGAGLIHKTLERFSQYALMLQKHLDTRSGKKSVHHAYAAHFIAGGTYMVLSKWFQDNMKVPVEEMGDLFSEIGRFALEIIRR; encoded by the coding sequence ATGCAGATGAAGTCCGTCGATATCAGGATCGTGAAATCCAGGGCGCTGATCCTCGACGCCCTCCTGGAGCTCATGAAGGACAAGGCCTATGCCGAAATCAGCATCACGGAGCTGGCCGAGGAGGCCTGCGTGGCCCGGCAGACCATCTATCGCAACTTCAGCGGCAAGGACGAGATCCTGCTCCATTACATGGACGGGGTCTTCGACGGATATTTCAGGGATATCGTTGACATGATGCACCGGAAAGAGTATATCGGCGATATGTCGATGAGCCTGCTCCGGATATGGAAAGAGAACAAGAAGCTGTTCCTGGCGCTGCAGGGAGCGGGCCTGATACACAAGACCCTGGAGCGGTTTTCCCAGTACGCCCTCATGCTTCAGAAGCACCTCGATACAAGGAGCGGCAAAAAGTCGGTGCATCACGCCTATGCCGCGCATTTCATCGCCGGCGGGACCTACATGGTTCTGAGCAAGTGGTTCCAGGACAACATGAAGGTGCCCGTTGAGGAGATGGGGGACCTTTTCAGCGAGATCGGCAGGTTCGCCCTTGAGATTATCAGGCGCTGA